The genomic stretch ATTTGCTATTTTCTTCTTTGGGGTATTCTGGAAAAAGACAACTTCAAATGCTGCCCTTACCGGTGCTGCATTGAGCATTCCACTCTCAATAGTTCTCAAGCTAGTTTTCCCAGCCTTGCCATTCATCGACAGAATGGGGGTTGTATTCTTGATTGTGGCCGCGTTGATGATCATAATCAGTTTGGTGGAAGGCAAAGGGAAAGACCATCCAAATAGCATCGAAATCAATAAAGAGTTGTTCAGTACGAGTACCACATTCAAAATCGGTGCTGTTTTGATCGCGGGCATTACTGCAGCTCTGTACATCGTATTCTGGTAAAAAAACACATTAAATGAGACGTTTACTTTTAGGAATTGACATTGGAAGTTCCTCTGTCAAGACTTCTTTACTTGACGCTGATTCAGGAAAGTCTATTTTATCAAAGGCTTTTCCAGAGGAGGAAATGATCATAGATTCACCCGAAAAGGGATGGGCTGAACAAGACCCGGAGACATGGTGGAAGTATGTCCAACACTCTATCCGCTACGTACTGAGCAAGACAAAAGTGCAAAATGGAGAACTTAAGGGAATCGGCATAGCTTATCAAATGCATGGTTTGGTTCTAGTGGATAAGGACCAGAATGTGCTAAGACCTTCTATCATATGGTGTGACAGCCGTGCAGTTGGCATAGGTGAGAAGGCGTTCAAAGAACTTGGTGAAGAATATTGCCTTAAAAACCTCTTGAATTCTCCAGGGAATTTCACCGCATCCAAGCTCCGCTGGGTGATAGAGAATGAACCCGAGTTAGCCTCCAAAATCCATAAAATGATGCTTCCCGGTGATTTTATTGCGATGAAATTGAGTGGGGAAATCTGTACTTCCGAGACTGGATTGTCTGAGGGCATATTTTGGGATTTTCAAAAGAATGGCTTGAGTGACAAGGTGCTCAACAACTACCAAATCTCTAAATCTTGGATACCTGAAGTAGTCCCTTCTTATTCCATACAGGGAAGAGTGTCTGCTTTGGCATCTGAAGTTACAGGGTTAGAAGAAGGGGTTCCTATTTCTTATCGTGCCGGAGATCAGCCAAATAATGCTTTTTCCCTTCAGGTATTGAAGCCGGGAGAGTTGGCAACTACAGCTGGAACTTCAGGGACAGTGTATGGAGTAGCGGATAAGCCACTTCATGATCCTTTGTCCAGAGTTAATACCTTTGTACATGTCAACCATGCAAAAGAGAATCCAAGTTATGGAGTACTGCTATGTGTGAACGGTACTGGGATACTCAATAGCTGGCTTAAAAAAATAATGGGAGCCGGACATATTGAATACGATGAAATGAACAATCTTGGGGGCTCTGCCCCAATTGGCTCGGAAGGCCTTACTTTCATTCCTTTTGGCAACGGAGCTGAGCGAATCATGCAAAACAAACCAGTGGGAGCACATCTACTTGGCCTAGATCTGCTAAAGCATGACAAACGACATATGATACGGGCTGCTCAGGAAGGTATTGTTTCTGCGCTTACCTTTGGCTTTAGAATCATGCAGGATATGGGACTTGACCTGAATACTGTAAAAGCTGGGAAAGCAAACATGTTCCTCAGCCCTATATTCCGGAAGACCTTTGTTCATATGAACAAAGTGGTACTGGAACTCTATGATACGGACGGTGCCCAAGGTGCTGCTAGGGGTGCGGGGATTGGCGCAGGTGTATTTGCGAGTGAGGCAGAAGCTTTTGAAGGACTGGAATTAGTAGAGACCATAGAGCCAAACGAGCATTTCTATGATGCCTACGAAGAAGTCTATTCTATCTGGAAGGGGCATTTGGAAGCTATACAAAAAATGAACAAATAATTTTAAAACCTATAAAACCTAATAAACCAAAGTAAACATGTCAAAAACTTATTTCTCATCAATCGATAAAATCCCTTTCGAAGGCAAGGAAAGTGATAATCCATTGGCTTTTAGATTTTACGACGAGAACCGTATCATCGCCGGGAAAACTATGAAGGAGCACTTCAAGTTTGCTATAGCTTACTGGCATTCCTTCTGTGGCACAGGTGGAGATCCATTTGGGCCAGGTACTATCGTTCACCCATGGGATGCGGCTGCTGATCCTATTCAGCGTGCTAAAGACAAAATGGACGCAGCTTTCGAATTCATCACCAAAATCGGAGCTCCTTACTACTGCTTCCATGATATTGACTTGATCGATGAGGGGCCAACTCTTGGTGAATATGAGAAAAGAATGCAGATCATTACAGAGTACGCTAAGCAAAAGCAAGCCGAGACTGGTGTGAAATTGCTTTGGGGCACTGCAAATGTATTCAGCAACCCACGCTACATGAACGGTGCTTCCACAAACCCTGATTTCAATGTAGTTTCATGGGCAGGCACACAGGTGAAAAATGCAATCGACGCTACTATTGCCTTAAACGGTGAAAACTATGTGTTCTGGGGTGGCCGTGAAGGTTACATGTCCTTGTTAAATACTGATATGAAGCGTGAGACTGAGCATCTGGCCCAGTTCCTGACTATCGCGCGTGACTATGCCAGAAAGAATGGGTTCAAAGGAACATTCTTCATTGAGCCTAAGCCGATGGAGCCGACCAAGCATCAGTATGATTACGATGCCGCCACTGTGATTGGATTCTTGAGACAGCATGGACTAGACAAGGATTTCAAACTGAACATCGAAGTTAACCACGCTACTTTGGCTGGACATACATTCCAGCACGAATTGCAGGTATGTGCCGATGCAGGTATGCTTGGAAGTATCGATGCCAACAGAGGTGACTACCAGAACGGATGGGATACCGATCAGTTTGCGATGAACTTGCAGGAAATGACTGAAGCCATGCTTGTATTGCTAACTTCAGCTGGTATCCAAGGTGGTGGAGTAAATTTTGATGCGAAAATCAGAAGAAATTCCACGGATATGGATGATCTATTCCTGGCTCATATCGGAAGTATGGATGCTTTTGCCAGAGGCATGCTAATCGCACAAGATATCTTGGATAAGTCTGATTATCTGGAAAGAAGAAAGAACCGTTACGCTAGTTTTGATTCAGGAAAAGGAAAAGCTTTTGAAGAAGGTAATCTTACCTTAGAGGATCTGAGAAATTATGCTGCGGAAGTAGGAGAACCTATACAGACAAGCGGTAAGCAGGAGTATTTCGAAAATCTGTTGAATCGATTTATCTAAATTCATAACATGATTTACCCTAGATAATCCAAACGAGGTTGTTTAGGTCAAAATTAATTTAGCATCGGGTTTCGACTCGATGCTATTTTTGTATTATAGAGGATCTAAGATGAATTAAGACTCGGATTTTATGATAGGAGAGCTAAATGTGGATTTTATTTACTCCATATCATGCTTTTTCCTTCTATACCATTCTTTCAAAATGAGCCACATTGATTTATTGGTGTTTATGGCTCTGTTTTGGATTCTAATAGTTGGATCAATTCAATGGGGACGATTAATAGATAAATTGCCTGTACTCTAACATTTGCTAATAATAATTAAGGATTTTGAAAAAGGTATTGTTTATAAGTTGGGATTCGGATAAGACTAATTATCTGGAAAATCTATTTTTCCCGATTTTTTCCGGATTACAGGGCAGAGGGGGAATAGCCGTTTCCATTTTTCAGTTTTCCTGGGCACAATCAGAGGAAGTGGATAGGATTTCATTTCTTGCCAGTAAATTAGGTTTGGATTATTACCATTTTCCAATATCAAAAAGGTTTCCAACCATACTTGCTAGTTTATCAGCTATACTTTTCAATCGATCCTTTTTAGTAGATTATATCCAATCTCATCAAATTCATACGATTATCCCTAGAAGTACCATGCCCGCATTGCTTGTTTTGACCATACTGAACAAGGTGAGAGGAATGGGCTGTGAAATTGTTTTTGATGCAGATGGACTTCCTATACAGGAGAGACTAGATTTGGGAAATCTTAAAAGGGGGGGGGAGTTCACCGGATTCTGGCCGGTATAGAGCGCAGAATGCTTGCGGAATCCAGTAAAGTGTTGGTGAGAACACAACAATCAATTGATTGGCATACCGAACAGAACACAGAGCTAAATTCTGAAAAATTTTTTCTGGTGGGGAATGGCAGGGATGTAAATAAGTTTCATTTTTCGAGAGAGAATAGAAATGAAATCAGAAAACAATTAAACCTCTCCGACGAGATGGTTTTGGTACATTCAGGCTCACTTGGCCCGGGTTATTCATTAGATTTATTGTTTAGCATTTTGAAGGGGCTACATCAACGGAAATTTGCCTTTAGAATGATTTTTCTTACAAGAGATCCGGAGTATTTAATAAATGCTGTTCCTGATGAATTCAAATCAGAAGTCATTGTGCTGGAGGTGGGTTTTGATCAGGTGCCGGATTACCTAATGGCGGCAGATGTGGGGCTTAGCTTGAGGAAAGTGGGCAATGGTACCAAAGGGATTCTTCCGATTAAGTTAGGAGAATATTTGATGTGCGGCCTGCCAGTCCTGATGTCGAAGGGTATAGGAGATATGGATGCACTTCTTGGAAATGAGAAAAGTTGTTTTATTATTGATACGCAATCTGTCCAGTTAGATATTCTTATGGATTGGTTTCTAGGTATATCTCACCTAAATAAAGCTGAAATTGCTGAGTTGGGCGCTGACTTGTTTTCTTTAGATAGAACCTTAGACGATTATCAAAGAGCCTTACTATGAATCTGAAAGTTGTTGATTTTCTGGTTCTTGTTTTTTGCAACTTGCCCGTAATGTATTTTTTAGATAGGCTTTGGAGAAAAAAGGACTATGATCAAGTTGAACAAACTCTTGTAACCCTGCTTTGGATAGTTCATTTAGGTTTTTCTTTTTTTTATGCCAGTTATATTCTACAAAATGGAGGGGATTCACTAGGTTTTTGGCAGTTGACGGCGGACACATCACAGCATGCCCAAGGCTGGATGGATTACTTCGGGATTAACACATTCTTTATACAGTGGTTGAATTACGTTCCCGGGAAGCTGTTAGGCTTATCCTATTGGTCTGGAACATTTATTTATTGCACTTTTTCCTTTGGGGGATTGGTTTTGCTTTTTCTAAGTTTCCGGTTTCTCATCTTACAACGTACAGGTATGTTGGCTTTTCCTAAGCTGTTGTATTTACCGTTGTTTTTACCAGGCTTACATTTTTGGACAGCAGGTGTCTCGAAGGAAAACTTGTTGTTTCTAGGGTTGTGCATGCTATTTTATTCTCTTACCAGATATGGTATTAGCATGATTCTGGGAGTGACTGGGTGGATTATTTGCCTGTTGATAAGACCTTTTGTGGGCTTTTTTTTCATACCCTTGTTGATATGGCTTCTACTGCCTTTGATTAGGGGATCGCTGATCAAATCGCTGATTTTGATCGTATTATTAATAATTCTGCTTTTTCAGGCAAGCAATCAATTCTTGCTATACCTGCATTTGGAATCATTTTCGTTGGATGGTTTAGCAGCATTTAGCGCTACTCAATTGAATTTTTTAGACAGTTTTCAAGCGAATTCTACACTTCCTATGGGAGAAATGGACAGTATGGAACGTTGGGTAGCTGTAGTATTTCGTCCGCTTCTCTGGGAGAGCTGGGATTTCTATTCTGTGATTTTGGCTTTAGAAAATACCTGGCTCATACTGATCATCCTTGTAGCCTTACTTCTATATAGCTGCAGTGTATTTCATTTGTTTAAAAATTGTTTTTCAAAGTATAGACCTTCCTGTCAGAGAGGGGTAGGGACTATTGCATGGATATTAAATTTCCCATGGCGTGATGCCCTTTGCAATATTCGATTTCATATCCCCTTTTTAGCGAAATACTATTCAATAGTGGCAGTTGGGATGTTTTTGCTGTTTACCTTTACCCTGAATAACTTCGGATTGTTTTATAGAATGAAATCCATCTGGATGCCATTTTTGCAATTTTCAATCCTATGGTTAATTTGCTTTTCGAGTGCGAATTTAAAACGATCACCCTGATTCCAATTGTCCAAAGCAGACCTTATAATTTCCTTAGATTTCGAGCTCCATTGGGGTAGATTTGATAAATACGATTTACGTGATTATCAAGAGTATTATACGAATGCCCTTGATTGTCTGCCTCGAATTTTGGATCTTTTTGAGAGGTATTCGATCAGGGCTACCTGGGCTACGGTCGGGATGCTGATGGCTGAAAACTGGGAGGAATGGAATGAGTATGCTCCTGAAATACAGCCTGATTTTTGTGAGAAAAAGTACTCTGCAGTTGAATGGGGGAGGCAGCAGATGAAGAATGGGAGTTTAGGTCTCTTTGCGCCGGAGATGGTGAATCGGATACGGTTGACTCCGGGACAAGAATTAGCGTCGCATACCTTTTCGCACTTTTTTACCGCAGTGCAAGGGAGTACCTTAAGCGCTTTTGAGTCAGATCTTAGGGCATGCAGGACTATCGCAAAATCCAAATACGGAGTTGATCTGGAAAGTTTGGTTTTTCCTAGGAATCAATATTACCCCGAGGTGTTCAACGTTGCTGCCAAGGCTGGTTTTTCAGCAGTGAGAACAAATCCCTCAGATTGGTTTTGGAAAGAAACGGCTCATGAGAGCCTATTGAAAAAAATATTCAGAACTGGTGATACGCTATTTCCTTTGGGAAAAAATACTTGCTTCAATCTAGGGGACCTGGAGTCCGAACCTATTTTGCAACTGCCGTCCAGTAGACTATTAAGACCTTATCGTAAAGGGTCAATTTTTAATGGGAGAAGAATAAGCCGGATCAAAGGAGAATTAGAGAATGCTTGTATTGAAGGAAAATGCTATCATTTATGGTGGCATCCACACAACTTCGGACATTTTCCAGAAGAAAATTTAGCTATTTTAGAAGATCTCCTGATTTTTATCCACGAACTGATGGAGTCTAATAGATTACAGAGTATTTCCATGAAAGATGCTTCGGCATTAAACCAAAAAATTAATCTTGAAAAGTAAAAAGTAAGACGAGGCAATTAAAAAACACTAATTTCACTTAATGAAAAAACACATTGGATTCGTTTTGACTTGTTTAATATTGAGCTCATGTATTAGCAATAAACGAATAACTTATCTACAAAATCTACCTGGGAATCCGGAGATCGGTCTGGATGAATTTATTCCCTATGCCACAGTGGAGTATAAATATATACTCCAGCCTTTCGATATTGTTGACATTGATTTTGCCTCTTCTGACGAGGAATTGACCAAAGCTTTTGAATTTCAGGGATCCAGAAATATGCGCCAGGGAGGTGGAGGGGGAGGAGTAAATGATTTGTTTTATTTTACAGGTTATTCCATAGATCAAGAAGGCTTTGTGGAACTTCCCCAACTGGGGAAAATAGCCATTGCTGGTCTGACAGAGGAAGAAGCTCAGATAAAAATCCAGGATACTATCAATCAATTTTTCAAAGAAGAAGTCTATGTGAAATTAAGAATAGGCGGAATTCGCTTTACAGCATTGGGTGAATTCAGCAGTTCTGGAGCGCAGGTGATCTTGAAGAATAGAGCGACCATCTTTGATGCTCTGGCAGTAGCCGGAGAATCCAATATTCTGGCCAAGAAAAACAAGCTTTTCATCATTAGACAATACGATGGAGGGACGAAAATCCACCAGATTAATCTCAATGACCGGCAACTTCTGGCATCTCCTTTTTATTTTATTCAGCCAAATGACATCCTGTATCTGGAACCTATGAAAATCCGTCAGTTTGGGAATGCTGAGAATCTTACAGCTTCACTCGGTTTGATAATTTCTGTAACTTCATCAATTATTTTAATTGTTGCGTTATTGACCAATAATTTATGATAGACGGGAAGGTTGATATTTCTAAATTTCAAGATGAGGTAAAGCCTATTGATATCAAGTATTACCTGATCAAATACTCTAGGTATTGGCCGTTATATGTTACAAGTATATTTTTAGGTTTGATCATCACCTTTTTGTTTCACCGGTATTCTGTTGAGGAATATGAGGTTCAGGGAAGTATTTTGATCAAGCAAAACTCCAGCCCTGAAATGAAGATTTTGGACAGGTCCAATATTTTTTCAGGTTCATATCGGCTTGAAAACGATATATTACTACTTACCTCTAAGAATTTGGCCGCTGAGGCACTACAGGGGTTGAACTTCAACGTCACCTACTATGCGTCCACTAATATAAAGGAAGTGGAATTGTATGATCAATCCCCGATCCACGTAGAAGTGGACACGGATTTCCCGCAGATGGAATTGGGAGAAATCACCTTTACCATGGTCTCTGATGATGAGTTTGTATTGACCATAGAAGAATCCGGTTTTTTTGATTTTCTGAATGCTAAAGCTGCCGGACCTATAGATGAAGATATCCTTAACCGCAGATTTAAATTTGGAGAAGAAATAGAGTCCTCTAAAAGCAAGTTTACCATTTACAAGAAAAAGAATCTAAAATCAAATGATAAACTTTCCTTTACTATACACAATTACATCAATATTATCGATGAATATTCAAAAGCGATAGTAGTACGCCCTATCAATAGCTATGGGACTGTATTACAGGTGACTATGTCAACGAAGGTAGTGGAGAAGGGCAGGGACTATGTAAATGCTCTGATGGATTCTTATATAGAATATAACCTCAAGGAAAAAAACCAGATGACAGAAAATACGCTACGGTTTTTGGATGAGCAACTATATATTGTTGAAGATTCACTGAAAGCTGTTGAGCGAAAGATGCTTGATTTTAAGGTCAAAAATAAACTTTTGGATATCAACTCTGAGTTTGGCGGGGTATTGGGCAATATGCAGTCTTTGGAAGATCAGATTCAGTCTATTGACTTTCAGTTACAATATTATCAATCCCTTCAGACCTATTTAATCGAAAAGGGCCATGATTATTCCGATATCCTAGCTCCCTCGCTGGTAGGCATAGATGACGGCTTACTGAACGGGTTGGTAAGTAGACTTATCGACGTTTCATTAAACAGAAGGGGGCTTTTGGCAGCAGTAAATGAGAATCATCCCAAAGTACTTGAACTGGATGAGCAGATTTCTAAACTCAGAGAGAATATTTTTGAGAATATTAATAACCTAGTAAAAAATACTGAAAATAGAAAAGCGCAGGCTCTTTCAAAATTGGCAGAAGAGGATAATGAATTCGCTAAACTGCCAATAGCTGAGTCAGATTTTATGGCGTTGAACAGAGAGTTTAAATTGCGGGAGAACCTGTATAATTACCTCTTGGAAAAAAGAGCAGAGGCAGGTATAGCGAGAGCTTCCAATATTTCAGACAATTCGGTATTGGATTACGCAAGGAGAGGAAATCTGATTTTTCCGAAAAAAGCAAATAATTACGGATTTGCTTTTGGTTTGGGCTTGTTCATCCCATTAGGATTTCTTTTAGTTTACCATTATCTGAACAATAGGATTGTGGATCAGGTACAACTCAAGAATGTACTGAGA from Algoriphagus sp. NG3 encodes the following:
- the xylA gene encoding xylose isomerase yields the protein MSKTYFSSIDKIPFEGKESDNPLAFRFYDENRIIAGKTMKEHFKFAIAYWHSFCGTGGDPFGPGTIVHPWDAAADPIQRAKDKMDAAFEFITKIGAPYYCFHDIDLIDEGPTLGEYEKRMQIITEYAKQKQAETGVKLLWGTANVFSNPRYMNGASTNPDFNVVSWAGTQVKNAIDATIALNGENYVFWGGREGYMSLLNTDMKRETEHLAQFLTIARDYARKNGFKGTFFIEPKPMEPTKHQYDYDAATVIGFLRQHGLDKDFKLNIEVNHATLAGHTFQHELQVCADAGMLGSIDANRGDYQNGWDTDQFAMNLQEMTEAMLVLLTSAGIQGGGVNFDAKIRRNSTDMDDLFLAHIGSMDAFARGMLIAQDILDKSDYLERRKNRYASFDSGKGKAFEEGNLTLEDLRNYAAEVGEPIQTSGKQEYFENLLNRFI
- a CDS encoding polysaccharide deacetylase family protein; protein product: MSKADLIISLDFELHWGRFDKYDLRDYQEYYTNALDCLPRILDLFERYSIRATWATVGMLMAENWEEWNEYAPEIQPDFCEKKYSAVEWGRQQMKNGSLGLFAPEMVNRIRLTPGQELASHTFSHFFTAVQGSTLSAFESDLRACRTIAKSKYGVDLESLVFPRNQYYPEVFNVAAKAGFSAVRTNPSDWFWKETAHESLLKKIFRTGDTLFPLGKNTCFNLGDLESEPILQLPSSRLLRPYRKGSIFNGRRISRIKGELENACIEGKCYHLWWHPHNFGHFPEENLAILEDLLIFIHELMESNRLQSISMKDASALNQKINLEK
- a CDS encoding xylulokinase, with protein sequence MRRLLLGIDIGSSSVKTSLLDADSGKSILSKAFPEEEMIIDSPEKGWAEQDPETWWKYVQHSIRYVLSKTKVQNGELKGIGIAYQMHGLVLVDKDQNVLRPSIIWCDSRAVGIGEKAFKELGEEYCLKNLLNSPGNFTASKLRWVIENEPELASKIHKMMLPGDFIAMKLSGEICTSETGLSEGIFWDFQKNGLSDKVLNNYQISKSWIPEVVPSYSIQGRVSALASEVTGLEEGVPISYRAGDQPNNAFSLQVLKPGELATTAGTSGTVYGVADKPLHDPLSRVNTFVHVNHAKENPSYGVLLCVNGTGILNSWLKKIMGAGHIEYDEMNNLGGSAPIGSEGLTFIPFGNGAERIMQNKPVGAHLLGLDLLKHDKRHMIRAAQEGIVSALTFGFRIMQDMGLDLNTVKAGKANMFLSPIFRKTFVHMNKVVLELYDTDGAQGAARGAGIGAGVFASEAEAFEGLELVETIEPNEHFYDAYEEVYSIWKGHLEAIQKMNK
- a CDS encoding polysaccharide biosynthesis/export family protein gives rise to the protein MKKHIGFVLTCLILSSCISNKRITYLQNLPGNPEIGLDEFIPYATVEYKYILQPFDIVDIDFASSDEELTKAFEFQGSRNMRQGGGGGGVNDLFYFTGYSIDQEGFVELPQLGKIAIAGLTEEEAQIKIQDTINQFFKEEVYVKLRIGGIRFTALGEFSSSGAQVILKNRATIFDALAVAGESNILAKKNKLFIIRQYDGGTKIHQINLNDRQLLASPFYFIQPNDILYLEPMKIRQFGNAENLTASLGLIISVTSSIILIVALLTNNL
- a CDS encoding polysaccharide biosynthesis tyrosine autokinase, translated to MIDGKVDISKFQDEVKPIDIKYYLIKYSRYWPLYVTSIFLGLIITFLFHRYSVEEYEVQGSILIKQNSSPEMKILDRSNIFSGSYRLENDILLLTSKNLAAEALQGLNFNVTYYASTNIKEVELYDQSPIHVEVDTDFPQMELGEITFTMVSDDEFVLTIEESGFFDFLNAKAAGPIDEDILNRRFKFGEEIESSKSKFTIYKKKNLKSNDKLSFTIHNYINIIDEYSKAIVVRPINSYGTVLQVTMSTKVVEKGRDYVNALMDSYIEYNLKEKNQMTENTLRFLDEQLYIVEDSLKAVERKMLDFKVKNKLLDINSEFGGVLGNMQSLEDQIQSIDFQLQYYQSLQTYLIEKGHDYSDILAPSLVGIDDGLLNGLVSRLIDVSLNRRGLLAAVNENHPKVLELDEQISKLRENIFENINNLVKNTENRKAQALSKLAEEDNEFAKLPIAESDFMALNREFKLRENLYNYLLEKRAEAGIARASNISDNSVLDYARRGNLIFPKKANNYGFAFGLGLFIPLGFLLVYHYLNNRIVDQVQLKNVLRIPLLGTIGYSTKDTNLLVQEHPKSMVTESFRSLRSALFYLASEKECKKILVTSSVSGEGKTFVSINLASALALSGKKTLLIGLDLRRPKISEYLGVENLTGLSNYLIGKASREEILVKTTFDNLYVVPSGPVPPNPAELLLKEKMNEFLNSLDGEFDVIVMDTPPIGLVSETMDLMRFSDINLYIVRQDYTHKRYLLMINDLYANDQVDNIYAVFNGIKAGVDVYDFGGYNYGYGYNYSYMRKNEYTGSYYDQEDKKEKAQLLKKFLAKFRV